In Tsukamurella tyrosinosolvens, the genomic window TCTCCAACCGGATCGTCGGGCGCGCCGTCGGGAACGCCGAGGACCGGGAGCCCGGAAAGTCGGATGACACGACGCACTAGGCTGGTCGCGTGAGTCTGGTACTTCTTCCCGCAGTCGACGTCGCCGAGGGCCGGGCCGTGCGCCTCGTGCAGGGGGAGGCCGGCAGCGAGACGGCCTACGGGTCGCCGCGCGACGCCGCCCTCGCCTGGCAGAACGACGGGGCGGAGTGGGTCCACCTCGTCGACCTCGACGCGGCCTTCGGCAAGGGCAGCAACCGCGAGCTCCTCGCCGGTGTCATCGGCGAACTGGACGTCAAGGTCGAGCTGTCGGGCGGCATCCGCGACGACGACTCCCTGGCCGCGGCCCTCGCGACCGGCTGCGCCCGCGTGAACCTCGGCACCGCGGCCATCGAGAACCCGGACTGGTGCGCCAGCGCCATCGCCCGCCACGGCGACAAGATCGCGGTCGGCCTCGACGTCAAGCAGCTCGACGGCCAGTGGCGGCTGCGCGGCCGCGGCTGGGTCACCGACGGCGGCGACCTGTGGGAGGTCCTCGAGCGGCTCAACAACGACGGCTGCAGCCGCTACGTGGTCACCGACGTCTCCAAGGACGGCACCCTGACCGGCCCCAATCTCGACCTGCTCGCCGCCGTCGCGGCCGCCACCGACGCGCCCGTCGTCGCCTCCGGCGGCATTTCCGCGCTCGAGGACCTGACGGCGATCGCGACCCTCGTCGACCAGGGCGTGGATTCCGCGATCATCGGCAAGGCGCTCTACGCCGGACGGTTCACCCTCCCCGAGGCGCTCGACGCGGTGTCGCGCTAGTGACCGCCCTGCCCGACGGCTTCACGGCCGACCCCGACCGGCTCCTCGCCCTCGCCGGCGAGGCGCTCGACGCCGTCGCGCCCCGCTTCATCGAGGGCGTCGGCGCGCCCGCGTCCGTCGCGAAGGGCCCGGCCGACTTCGCCACCGACCTCGACCTCGAACTGGAGCGGCGCATCACGGCCG contains:
- the priA gene encoding bifunctional 1-(5-phosphoribosyl)-5-((5-phosphoribosylamino)methylideneamino)imidazole-4-carboxamide isomerase/phosphoribosylanthranilate isomerase PriA, which produces MSLVLLPAVDVAEGRAVRLVQGEAGSETAYGSPRDAALAWQNDGAEWVHLVDLDAAFGKGSNRELLAGVIGELDVKVELSGGIRDDDSLAAALATGCARVNLGTAAIENPDWCASAIARHGDKIAVGLDVKQLDGQWRLRGRGWVTDGGDLWEVLERLNNDGCSRYVVTDVSKDGTLTGPNLDLLAAVAAATDAPVVASGGISALEDLTAIATLVDQGVDSAIIGKALYAGRFTLPEALDAVSR